Below is a genomic region from Rhinolophus sinicus isolate RSC01 linkage group LG11, ASM3656204v1, whole genome shotgun sequence.
TGGATGGAAGGTAATCCACCCCGAGCTTTAACAGTGGCATTTGCTGGACAAGGGGCCACTTCTGAAAGGGAGGAGGGCCAAGAGAAAAGGCTTTGGGGTCCTGAAGGAGCCTTGCTTGATGTCCTCCCCCAGCCTCTTCTTCCTTCAGCACTCTGAAGTTTGAGGTCCAAACATAAGCCCCCATCCCTGCTAAGATCCCAGGTATCATAGACATCAGTCCCCTCCACCCTTGGAAACATAGGTTCCAGGACCCCGGGGCCCTCTTCCCTCAGGCCCCTCCACACCTGCAGCTCCACAGTGGACTCTGTAGCCCAGAAGACGCCGTAGAAGGCCGCCCCCAGGAGTGCAACCACCAGCAGGTTGAGCAGCACTCTCATCGACCACACCCTGGCTTGCTGGTGCAGGGTCCGCACCGCAGCCTGCCGCCGCACCACCGCTTCCTCCAGCTCCACCTGAGGCCAGGAGAGACGTTCACTTGGGTGCCATTCCCCCAGGCCTAGCAGGTGGTCCAGAGCCAGGGCTCAGCTAGAACTGATATAGCAACACACCTCTAAGGACTTCTATAATGTTGTCTCAGTCCCTCCAGGGCCCTCCAAGGAGACAATTTAGATGCCCTGGCTCCACCCTTCCAGCACCAGAAGCTACAGCCAAGGCCGCACACCCGGCAACAGACCCCTCCCTTTTAAGGCTCCGCCCACTACACAAGCAACACCGTCAAAGGCCCATCTGACTCTGAGCCCCGCCCTTCTGAGTCCCAACCTAGCACTGTATACCTTGCCCTCCAAGGCTCGTCCCAGACTCCAAGCCCCGCCCCCGAGGCCCCGTCCAGCTCCCAAAGCCCCACCCCGCTGAGGTCCACCCCAGACTCCAAGCCTTGCCCCTCTGAGGCCCCGCTCAGCACTTACGATTAATTCAGCAGTTCCAGTTCTAATTTATCAAGCCCTTTCTGGCCTCACCTTTCCAAACTTTGAACCAAGGAGCTTTAGGGCCCTCCCCTTTCCGACTACTAGCTTTTTCCTGTGACCTTTGACCTCAGGCATGTCTGCAGCCTCCTCCCAACCCTCTCATTCCCCAAGGCCCGCCTCCTTAGAAGAAAGCTCTACTTAGCATCTCCCCAAAGTCCCATCCCTGGTCTAGGCCCTGCCCATTCTCTCAGCCCCAGCCTCTCTGGTCCCTATCTGGTTGTAGACCACACCCCCTAAAAGTACCTGCAGCTCGTATAGGATGGTGCGCTGGCGCAGCCGAACGTGGACATCCCCGCAGAGGCCAAAGTCCCAGGCGGAGAATACCCGGTGGCTGTAGCTGGTCAGGACCCCAGATTCAGCCAACAATGTCTGCTTCAGGCCGGACACCGAGCTAAGAGAGGGGAGACCCAGGAGATGGAGTGTGGCAGGACAGCCGCGAGCATGGGGGGACAAACAGGAAAAATACACCCTAAGACCTTGGGCATTTGGTGAGCTGTTACCTGGTGGAGAGTCAAAGAGGCGGAGACACATACAGTCCTTGGAGCCAAAGATCAAGAGAGAGATTCCAAGATAGACCCAGAGGAGATCAGACACActacagagagacagagacctaGGAGATAGGAACGCAGAGTGAGAGGGACAAAGACCCTGGGGAGACACAGAGATGTAGAGGGGGATTGCGACCCCCCAAAGAGGACAGAGattcagagaaagggagaaaaagactcagtgagaaggaaaagatctagaaagaggaaatcagagactcagagagaggaaggagggataGACACCCAGAGAAAGGGCTGGGGAGAAAGACTCAGAGAAGCGGGGTAGGGGCAAGGTAAAGAGACTGAAGAGAGGGGACCAAGACCTACGGAGGAggacagagaacagagaaagggaaagaaacaaaactggacAAAGAAAGTCCATATCCACCTTCACTACAACTGGTGCTAGCCTCCGTTATCTCTCTAGAGGACACCAACATAAGATTTCTACCTGGTCTCCATGCTTCCACCTGCACCTTCTCAaaatcttttctctgttcttgaGCCAGTGGAACCCTTCTTTTTATGCAGAGCAGATGAGATTCCCCTGTTTAAAATCTATTCCACAGCTTCTAGTTCTTGAAGTCTAGGCTCCTTCATAGCATAGCCAGTCAGGgcccacctgatctggcccccacctACTTCTCAAAGCTCAAATGCTGACTCTCCTCCTCCTGGCCCTTCATTTCCCAGAACACTCCAAACCTCTTTCCACCACAGGGCCTTTACactcactgttccctctgcctggaatgcccatTTCGTCTGTTCACCTGGCTGGCTCCTTCTCGTCCTCTGGTCTCCATCTATGTAGGTCACCTCTTCAGAGAGTTCTTTATTGGTCACTCCATCTAATGAGGGTCCCCAACCATTATTCTCTATTTTACAGGGTGGTAAACTACAGCCCGAGGACCAaatcctgtttttgtaaataaagttttattggaacacagccacacccactcaTTTGCACACTGTCTACAGCTGCTTTTGCCTGCAACAGTAGAGCTTAGTTGAGACAGGGACTATATGgcccacaaaaatgaaaataattcctaCCTGGCCTTTACttttttatcagaaaataatTGTGCTAATCTCTGCTCTATCGTATCATAAAGGAATCATATGTAAGTGTATCAAACAACaggttgtacaccttaaatttatacagtgttatatgtcaatttcaTCTCAAAAAAGCTGGAAATGTCATCCCATTTGTCTTCTATATAGTACCTACAGCTCCTAAACTGAAATGGTtgatttgcttgtttatttaacAGTCTATCTCCCAGTTTATCTCCCCTATTACACTGTTTGGGGACCGTGGTAGTTTAAAGTGGTCTTGAGAAGGCTTCTGGAGGCTGGTCATGTTCAGTTTCTTGATATGAGTGGGAATGTAGCAAGCTTTACCCTTTagtttgtgcatttttctgaatgtgtgttacattttttaaaataaaaatatatgccgTTAAACTAATATCTGACTAATTAATACCTGACAGGGTAACCCACATACTctatggggaaaggatagtctcttcaacaaacagTATTGGGAAAACTGCATAaacacatgcagaagaatgaaactgggcccCTATCTCAcaacattcacaaaaattaactcaaaatagattatatACTTAAACATCAGACCTGAAACTggaaaactcctagaagaaaacatagaggaaaatctCCTTGGTACTGGTCTTGGTGacaattttttggatatgacaccaaaacacaggcaacaaaagcaaaaattactaAGTgtgactacatgaaactaaaaagcttctgtacagcaaaagacacaatcaacacaatgaaaaggcaacctaagaatgagagaaaatatttgcaaatcatacatctgataaggggtcaatctccaaaatatataaagaatgcctGTAATTCAAGAGTAAAAAAGCTaataactcattttaaaaatggggacttgaatagacatttctccaaataagacatacagatggctaataggtACATGTAAAGGcactcaacatcactcatcatcagggaaaaacaaatcaaaaccacaatgagatatcacctcacacctgttagaatggctgttatcaagaACACAAGAAATAAgagctggtgaggacgtggagaaaagggaaccctcgtgtgctgttggtgggagtgcaaattggtgcagccactatagaaaacagtatggaggttcctcaagaaattaaaaatagaaactaccatgtgatccagcaattccacttctggctaCATGttcaaaggaattgaaatcattATCTTCAAGAGATAactgtacccccatgttcattgccacagtattcccaatagccaagacatagaaaaaCCTAAGTgttgggctgggggcagggagaatggggagatgctggtcaaagggcacaaacttccagctgtaagatgagtaagttctgggggtCTAATATACAGTGTGGTGACCATAATGATACTGTATGACATACTTgcaaattgctaagagagtagatcttaaatgttctcaccccccaaaaaaggtaattatgtgataTGATGAAGGAATCATATATAAGTAGTCTATTAAATCACGTGTAATCATATTACAAAATGTAAGTATATCAAATCAACaggttgtacaccttaaactcaTACAATGTTAtgtatcaattatacctcaaaaaagttGGGGGGGGGAGTCAATGTCAAAAGAAGAAGATGTCTAAAATGGATTACTTGTcaccaccctggtccaagccaccaccatctctcacCTGAATTGTTGCAACAACCTTGCCCTCTAACACACAACGTGATTGGCTCATTTATGGCTTATAGCTTGTCACTTGTCTCCTGGCTAACATGTCAGTTTCATCAGGACACAATCtgttggctttttgtttgtttgttttctctactATCTGTTTTGCCAACTGCGtagaacaatacctggcacatagtagctgttcaataaatatttgttgcataaatgaAATAGTGACTGCTGTTTTTCTATatctcacttctcccttccattAAAGATGTAATTCATTTGCTTGCTTATTTAATAGCGTACCTTCCCCACCAGACTCTAAGCAACAGGAGGGTGAAACTTCCCATCTTTACCCCTGACCCTGAGCCcttgtaaagcatttaaaaaattgatttcaaCTCAGAAAGGGACCAAAGAGTGAGACTTGGGATTCCTGGGAAGGGGCTTCTACCACTACTGCTCCTCCCAGGGTCCGGGGTCTGGGTGTGCGGGGGTGTCACTGACCGATGCAGGATAAGCACCAGGGAGAGGAGGCCGATGGCAAAAGTGGAGCAGAGGTAGGCAACAGCCAGGCTCCAGCGTGGTGGGTAGAATCCGTAGAAGAGAGGGGACCATTCTAGAAAACCCTGCGGAGGGAAGGGTGAAGCAGGGCTCACCGTGGGGCTGGCGGGGCGGGGTTCAGGGAGCAGGGCAATCAGGGTCGGGGGTCACTGCGGCTCAGAGGGGGTCTCCCAGAGAGGGTCTCCAAGCACTCACCTCTCCCGAGAGCAGGCTGAAGATCTGGGAGGAGAAGGAGACCAGGCCCTGGGGGCGGGGGTTGTACGAGCCGCAGGGAGAGGACAGGTCAGGGCTAGGGGGACCCGGGGGAGCCCCGTCCAGCCAGGTGGGCAGCAATGTCATGCAGGCCTTCAGCACTGCGGTCAGCATGTTAAGAAGCAGAAGGAAGCGCAACAGCAAGAAGTAGGACTCGGTGCCGGCGCCAAACTGGCCTGCAGGGGACGGCAGAAAAGCCTCGGGTTCCTTTCCGAGTCCGGACCAggaccctcctctcctccctcaaacctccagcccctcctcactcagacccaggagtccaggctcccagcccctcctccctcagacccaggaatCTGGACCCCCAGCCTCCTCCACCCTCTGGATCGGGGTCCGCCCCGCTCCCGGACGCCAGCCCCACTGTACCCCCGATCCTCTTCAGCGTCCACGCCCAGGGCTCTACGGTGCGCAAGACCTCTTGCATCCTGTCCTTGGACCTCCGAAGCAGCAGGGCCCAGTGGGCTGCCCTGGACCCAGAGTCCTGAGTCACTTGGTCCCTGCCGTGGCTCTGCCTGGGAGGAAACAGAGTCACAGGCAGGAAATTAAGGACATAACAGCCTCAAATGGAAACCACTCAAATGTAGAAACCACCAGACAGTACATCGCGGTGAGTTCCTAACACGGCTACTCTAGCAATAAAAGGAAACGTATGATGCTAAGCATAGGAGCCGGACGGAGCACCAGGACTCGGAGTTCAATTTACATGAGTCCCAGAGCTAGCGCAGGTGAACGCTCCTCCGTAGAGATGCGGACCCAGGCGGCCCAGCTctgaagaggaaggaagtgaTCGTACATAGGTCTGGGGAGGAGGTATCATGGTGAGGGGTACGTGGGGGTGCTTCTGGGGTGCTGCTGCGTCGTATCCCTTGCCGTAGGTTGGGTTCACCTGGGCTCTCGTTGTAGGATACTCTTTCAGTCTGTACATCATGTTTCCTGTGCTTTTCTGTAGGCAAATACCATCAtaaagtaaacatgaaaaaaaaaagaacagaaaaaaggaaggtattgtgatttataatgagatatatatatatatttggtcttcctccccaTTTCTGACACAGAGCTGCTAAAGCCCTTGGGATTCCCTAAGTGTTGAGAGCAATTAAGGTGACTTGTTATGTTACTGAGGTGAGTTTTGGACCCCACCTAAGGGTGGGGTCTGGTTGCCAgtggaaccaaccatgtgattggAGGGCTGGAACTTTAATTCCCACACCCCCATCCTGGGAGGGGACAGCAGCAGAAGTTTCAATCAGTCACCACTAGCCAGCGACTTACTCAGTCACGCCCATgcatgaagcctccataaaaacccaaaaggatgagGTTTGAAGCGCTTccgggttggtgaacatgtggaaaTCTGGGAATAATGGTGACCTCAGAGAGGCCAGGAAGCTCCgtgccctttccccatacctggtcctctgcatctcttccatccggctgtttctgagttatatcattttataataaccAGTgctctagtaagtaaaatgttcctCTGCGTTCTGTGAGCTGttttagcaaattaattgaacctgaGAAGGAGGTTGTGGGACCCACTGATCTATAGCTGGTCAGTCAGAATCTGGACTTATGACTGGTGTCAGAAGTGGGGACAGttttgtaggactgagcccttaatctgtgggaCCTGATGCTGTCTCTAGGTTGATAGTGTGAGAaatgagttaaattgtaggacatccagTTGGTGTGGGAGAATTGCCTGGTGGCGTGGGGCGAACTCCTCATGCACACATCAAAACTGTGTCAGAATTATAGAAAGAAACAAGGGTCAGTTTCAAGGGCCACCTGAGCAGCCACACAGGCCCCATTCTTGGAAGGGCCTTGCACTTCTAATGTTCTGCTGTTGTCATCTTGAAATGTCTAATAATTACTGAACAAGAGGCCTGGCGTTTTCATTTTTCACCGGGCCCTGCAATGTATgtaaagggagaaaggaaaggaaggagtaaaTAAAGCATGTTAGGcttggaagaggaggaggcaaagacagagaaggacaaagcagagagaaaaaaatgaataacagatTTCAGACCCAGAGAGAAGTAGTGAGAGGCAGAGAGCGGcttggagggagagaagaaatcaGTTGGAACACGAGCCTGGGAGAGAGACAAGTGAGTCTGGAACCATGGAAAGACGGGACTACTTGGAGTCGGAGAAGCGGAGACACAGATGGGGAAGAAGAAACCAGAGAGGCAGatcagagaggcagggagggcagagacAGACGTAGGCAGAGCCCAACAAGTGGGAGGGGGATCTCACTTGTGTGCCCGTCTGGCCTGCATGGGCCAGGGTAGTTCCCGGGAGGAGGGTGGTTCCTGCAGCTCCTTTTGGGCAGTTTCTGCGAAGGCCTGGATGCTCCTCTCTCCGTCCTCATCCTCTTCCTCTAGTGCTCCCCAGGGCAGCACCCCAGGACCCCGGTACCGAAGT
It encodes:
- the TMC4 gene encoding voltage-gated chloride channel TMC4 isoform X3; the encoded protein is MEDSPAWEPEDWGSSRRWPAPRESRAGWGAQGSPSLSSVLNELPSAATLRYRGPGVLPWGALEEEDEDGERSIQAFAETAQKELQEPPSSRELPWPMQARRAHKQSHGRDQVTQDSGSRAAHWALLLRRSKDRMQEVLRTVEPWAWTLKRIGGQFGAGTESYFLLLRFLLLLNMLTAVLKACMTLLPTWLDGAPPGPPSPDLSSPCGSYNPRPQGLVSFSSQIFSLLSGEGFLEWSPLFYGFYPPRWSLAVAYLCSTFAIGLLSLVLILHRSVSGLKQTLLAESGVLTSYSHRVFSAWDFGLCGDVHVRLRQRTILYELQVELEEAVVRRQAAVRTLHQQARVWSMRVLLNLLVVALLGAAFYGVFWATESTVELQKWPLVQQMPLLKLGVDYLPSIFIAGVNLLLPPVFKFIAPLEGYTRSRQIVLILLRTIFLRLASLLVLIFSLWKQITCGGNAEADKCKTCGYNYELPCWETRLGQEMYKLLLFDLLTGIAVMLLFQFPRKFLCGLCPEPLRRVAGTQEFQVPDEVLGLIYAQTVVWVGSFFCPLLPLLNTAKFLLLFYLKKVRDGEHLSGAGVCPLLHLFPGLPHLPSLHGEFLFPSGPSPGSGHLRRSCAL